In Campylobacter vicugnae, a genomic segment contains:
- a CDS encoding pyridoxamine 5'-phosphate oxidase family protein, with protein MRRSDRQLNEESALKIIDESQYATLSCIDENGQIFSIPISIVRDGMSIFIHGAKTGSKARLYKDGKSVELVAVSQNRVPTPSYEFCESIKDSASELGGKVFTTEYLSAIAKTKAYEVTQNSQKIKALELLCKKYTPNYMDYFDTAALGLLNKMNIYELKIEHLSAKAKIIK; from the coding sequence ATGCGACGAAGTGATCGTCAATTAAATGAAGAGAGTGCTTTAAAAATTATTGATGAGAGTCAGTATGCAACGCTTAGCTGTATAGATGAAAATGGGCAAATATTTAGCATTCCTATCTCTATTGTTAGAGATGGTATGAGTATTTTTATCCACGGAGCAAAAACTGGCTCAAAAGCTAGATTATATAAAGATGGTAAAAGTGTAGAACTGGTTGCTGTTAGTCAAAATAGAGTACCTACACCTAGCTATGAGTTTTGTGAAAGTATCAAAGATAGTGCTAGTGAGCTTGGAGGCAAGGTTTTTACTACTGAGTATTTAAGTGCTATAGCTAAAACTAAGGCTTATGAAGTTACTCAAAATAGTCAAAAAATAAAAGCTTTGGAGTTATTATGCAAAAAATATACGCCAAATTATATGGATTATTTTGATACTGCAGCACTTGGTTTGCTTAATAAAATGAATATTTATGAGTTAAAAATAGAGCATTTAAGTGCCAAAGCAAAAATTATCAAATAA
- a CDS encoding HrgA protein, with product MAKSIIDVTKEVLECKNEALNPNQMYHIANEMGLTKELNLNGKTPWRSFAATIYMNVKKVDSIFEVVTEKPIKLIKLKNQVINLEAQMEKNSEIKEPKTSYSERDLHPLLSRFISFNENFKAYTKTIYHESSKKSQKGADKWLYPDIVGVSFEYKDYQKELNKFIGKFSSLPIKIYAFEMKKHLSVSSFREYYFQAVSNSSWANEGYLVALDIDESDEELMDLMKRLSYSFGIGVISLNSQNVDESVILARAEFRENLDYSVMNELSMKNPDFKKFLESVEEFNIEKEYRSKSEFDEVLDNDKLDNYLINKKINEEVYYATK from the coding sequence ATGGCAAAATCTATTATAGATGTAACTAAAGAGGTTTTAGAGTGTAAAAATGAGGCTTTAAACCCAAACCAAATGTATCATATAGCCAATGAAATGGGGCTTACTAAAGAGCTAAATTTAAATGGTAAAACGCCGTGGCGGAGTTTTGCTGCTACGATTTATATGAATGTCAAAAAAGTAGATAGTATTTTTGAAGTGGTGACTGAGAAACCTATAAAGCTCATAAAGCTAAAAAATCAAGTTATAAATTTAGAAGCTCAAATGGAGAAAAATAGCGAGATAAAAGAGCCAAAAACTTCTTATAGCGAAAGGGATTTGCATCCGCTTTTAAGTAGATTTATCTCTTTTAATGAGAATTTTAAAGCTTATACAAAGACGATTTATCACGAAAGTAGCAAAAAATCCCAAAAAGGCGCAGACAAATGGCTATATCCAGATATAGTTGGTGTGAGTTTTGAGTATAAAGATTATCAAAAAGAGTTAAATAAATTTATAGGCAAATTTAGCTCTTTACCGATTAAAATTTACGCTTTTGAGATGAAAAAGCATCTAAGTGTTAGTAGCTTTAGAGAGTATTATTTTCAAGCTGTAAGTAACTCAAGCTGGGCAAATGAGGGCTATTTAGTCGCACTTGATATCGATGAGAGCGATGAGGAGCTTATGGATTTAATGAAACGCCTTAGCTATTCATTTGGTATAGGAGTTATCAGCCTTAATTCGCAAAATGTCGATGAGAGTGTGATTTTAGCTAGAGCTGAATTTAGAGAGAATTTAGATTATTCTGTAATGAATGAATTAAGTATGAAAAATCCTGATTTTAAAAAATTTCTTGAGAGTGTAGAGGAATTTAATATAGAAAAAGAGTATAGAAGCAAAAGTGAATTTGATGAAGTTTTAGATAATGATAAATTAGATAATTATCTAATAAATAAAAAGATAAATGAAGAAGTATATTATGCGACGAAGTGA
- a CDS encoding DNA cytosine methyltransferase — MPSVISLFSGCGGLDLGFLKAGFDIIFANDIDKDACKTYEKNLKHKINCLDICKLDATEIPNGDILIGGFPCLGFTIANGKNRNLNSEYNSLYLQYARILKAKQPKCFLVENVVGIKAGEKFAENFENEILKSFKECGYRVKFKILNASDFLVAQNRRRVIILGVRNDIKEEVNFPIPFEKKFTLFDAISDLPENFDENILNHTGSSHGVKINGYVGNRILDWNKPSPTITGRGSRSGGAVIHPHPNLKRRLSVRECARLQSFPDDFIFLGSNSASYAQIGNAVAPLFAFFIANEFREFFGLEKLDIKKIKWNLVYLKDLRDFLKQNGVRY; from the coding sequence ATGCCTAGTGTTATTTCGCTGTTTAGTGGTTGTGGCGGACTTGACTTGGGCTTTTTAAAGGCTGGTTTTGATATAATTTTTGCAAATGATATTGACAAAGATGCTTGTAAAACTTATGAAAAGAACCTAAAACACAAAATAAATTGCCTTGATATTTGTAAGCTTGATGCAACCGAAATTCCAAATGGTGATATTTTAATTGGTGGTTTTCCTTGTTTAGGTTTTACAATCGCAAATGGTAAAAATCGAAATTTAAACAGTGAATATAATTCACTTTATTTGCAATATGCAAGAATTTTAAAGGCAAAACAGCCAAAATGTTTTTTGGTTGAAAATGTTGTTGGCATAAAAGCAGGAGAAAAATTTGCTGAAAATTTTGAAAATGAAATTTTAAAATCTTTTAAAGAGTGTGGTTATCGAGTTAAATTTAAAATTTTAAATGCAAGTGATTTTTTGGTTGCACAAAATCGCCGCAGAGTGATAATTTTAGGCGTTAGAAATGATATAAAAGAAGAAGTAAATTTTCCAATACCATTTGAGAAAAAATTTACTCTTTTTGATGCAATTAGTGATTTACCAGAAAATTTTGATGAAAATATACTAAATCATACAGGCTCATCTCATGGCGTAAAGATAAATGGCTATGTAGGAAACCGAATTTTAGACTGGAATAAACCAAGTCCAACAATTACTGGACGCGGCAGTAGAAGTGGTGGAGCTGTAATTCACCCACACCCAAATTTAAAGCGTCGTTTAAGTGTGCGAGAGTGTGCTAGGCTTCAAAGTTTTCCAGATGACTTTATATTTTTAGGATCAAATTCTGCTTCTTATGCTCAGATAGGAAATGCTGTAGCACCTCTTTTCGCATTTTTCATTGCAAACGAATTTAGGGAATTTTTTGGGCTTGAAAAGCTAGATATTAAAAAAATTAAATGGAATTTAGTATATTTGAAAGATTTAAGAGATTTTTTAAAGCAAAATGGAGTAAGATACTAA
- a CDS encoding pseudouridine synthase, whose translation MRINKFISHNTNYSRREADELLKAGKVSINGRVVSDLSTEVKDSDKVRIGSRLIKLKKEFSMIVYNKQKGELVTKKDDRGRKTIYDTLPRGFSKFISVGRLDYASEGLLLLTDAPAIAQALMDSDIEREYYLKIKGEITEQVINAMREGFFAKDATKGAHAKTKQISMEFKPFLAYKIISQSGGYTRLKVIINEGQNRELRRFFGYFDLEVMDLKRVSFGRVSLDQLGSGKWRYFTNSEYDDLRDFLKQNGIRY comes from the coding sequence ATGCGTATAAATAAATTTATCTCACACAATACAAACTACTCACGCAGAGAGGCAGATGAGTTGCTAAAAGCTGGTAAAGTTAGCATAAATGGTAGAGTAGTAAGCGATCTCTCAACCGAGGTAAAAGATAGCGATAAAGTGCGAATAGGCTCAAGATTAATCAAGCTTAAAAAAGAATTTAGCATGATAGTCTATAACAAGCAAAAAGGCGAGCTAGTAACTAAAAAAGATGACCGTGGTAGAAAAACTATATATGATACATTACCTCGTGGATTTTCTAAATTTATTAGCGTTGGAAGGCTAGATTATGCTAGTGAGGGGTTATTACTCCTTACTGATGCTCCAGCTATTGCCCAGGCTCTTATGGATAGCGATATAGAAAGAGAGTATTATCTAAAAATCAAAGGCGAGATTACAGAACAAGTGATAAATGCTATGCGTGAGGGGTTTTTTGCCAAAGATGCTACCAAAGGAGCTCACGCCAAAACAAAGCAAATTTCAATGGAATTTAAGCCATTTTTAGCCTATAAAATCATTAGTCAAAGTGGTGGCTACACAAGGCTAAAAGTGATAATAAATGAAGGGCAAAATAGAGAGCTTAGGCGGTTTTTTGGCTATTTTGATTTAGAGGTTATGGATCTAAAGCGTGTAAGCTTTGGTAGAGTTAGCCTAGATCAATTAGGTAGTGGAAAATGGCGGTATTTTACAAACTCCGAATATGATGATTTAAGAGATTTTTTAAAACAAAATGGAATTAGATATTAA
- a CDS encoding KpsF/GutQ family sugar-phosphate isomerase, with amino-acid sequence MDIAKIASEVLNLEADELRRQAGLVGSEFQKAVNLIYSCKGKLIVTGVGKSGHIGAKIAATLASTGTPSFFIHPTEAMHGDLGMIGSDDAVLAISYSGESAELLAILPHIKRRDIKIIGISKSGSSLANLSDANLNIDIEREACPIGAAPTVSTTLTLALGDALAVCLMKLRDFKSEDFAAFHPGGSLGKRLYLKVKDTMRKSNLPIAKDDISLKSAITAMSEGRLGSVILVDNDGKLSGILSDGDLRRALEQDSFDINSKAIEFATKNPKTLDNPDMLAYDAFRLIEEYKIQILIIQKDQKPIGLLHIHDLTSLGL; translated from the coding sequence ATGGATATAGCTAAAATTGCAAGTGAAGTTTTAAATTTAGAAGCTGATGAGTTAAGGCGTCAGGCTGGTTTAGTTGGTAGCGAATTTCAAAAAGCTGTAAATTTGATTTATAGTTGCAAAGGCAAGCTAATAGTAACTGGCGTTGGCAAAAGCGGCCACATTGGAGCTAAGATTGCCGCTACTTTAGCAAGTACTGGAACGCCTAGCTTTTTTATCCATCCAACAGAGGCTATGCATGGAGATTTAGGGATGATTGGGAGTGATGATGCAGTTTTGGCTATTAGTTATAGTGGCGAGAGTGCTGAGCTATTAGCTATTCTTCCGCATATTAAAAGAAGAGATATAAAAATCATAGGTATCTCTAAATCAGGTTCAAGTTTAGCCAATTTAAGTGATGCAAATTTAAATATAGATATAGAGCGTGAAGCTTGTCCAATAGGTGCAGCACCTACAGTATCAACTACGCTAACCTTAGCGCTTGGTGATGCGTTAGCTGTTTGCCTTATGAAGCTTAGAGATTTTAAAAGCGAGGATTTTGCAGCATTTCATCCAGGTGGAAGCCTTGGCAAAAGGCTATATCTAAAGGTAAAAGATACTATGAGAAAATCAAATTTACCAATTGCCAAAGATGATATATCGTTAAAATCAGCCATTACAGCAATGAGCGAAGGTAGATTAGGTAGTGTGATTTTAGTAGATAATGATGGCAAGCTTAGCGGAATTTTAAGCGATGGAGATTTAAGAAGAGCATTAGAACAAGATAGCTTTGATATTAACTCTAAGGCTATAGAGTTTGCAACCAAAAATCCAAAAACTCTAGATAATCCAGATATGTTAGCATATGATGCATTTAGATTAATAGAAGAGTATAAGATTCAAATTCTTATAATACAAAAAGATCAAAAACCAATAGGTTTATTGCATATTCATGATTTAACGAGCTTAGGGCTATAA
- a CDS encoding ribonuclease J — MNEEKSQALGEKPNKKRRYRNHKDNLKKEANKATVEPQNAQNTQNAESKDLVKKAKKRRKNNNSTIKIGGNEDWQKDMKAAIEANKASHELRLEPLKYLNSAEHKITITPLGGLGEIGGNMTIFETNNDAIIIDIGMSFPTEGMHGVDILVPDFDYVRKIKNKIRGIIITHAHEDHIGAVPYFFKEFQFPIYATPLPLGMISNKFEEHGLKSFRSYFRPIEKRKVYELGDFEFELIHITHSIIDASALAITTKAGTIIHTGDFKIDHTPIDGYPTDLNRLAYYGEKGVLCLLSDSTNSYKDGITKSESSVGKTFDSIFASAKGRVIMSTFSSNIHRVYQAIERGIKHGRKVCVIGRSMERNLWTAIELGYVNLDRKIFIDANEVSKYPDNEVLIVTTGSQGETMSALYRMATDEHKYIKIKPTDQVIISSKAIPGNETSVSTILNFLLKSGANVAHQDFSEIHVSGHAAQEEQKLMLRLIKPKFFLPVHGEYNHIVKHKETAMSCGIDERNIYLMSDGDQVEVCQRHIKRVKTVKTGKVFIDNQINKQIADDVVIDRQKLAEAGVVTIISQIDKNAKTLIHNRVISYGLVSERHTRSLSKELEEILLQFLTNVKDDMLNDQRALENQIRQVIRKHIFRKLKKYPTIVPVVYLM, encoded by the coding sequence ATGAACGAAGAGAAGAGTCAAGCACTAGGTGAAAAACCTAATAAAAAAAGAAGATATCGCAATCATAAAGATAATCTAAAAAAAGAGGCAAATAAAGCTACAGTAGAGCCACAAAATGCTCAAAATACACAAAATGCAGAATCAAAAGATTTAGTTAAAAAAGCTAAAAAACGCCGCAAAAATAACAATTCTACAATTAAAATAGGTGGTAACGAAGATTGGCAAAAGGATATGAAAGCAGCAATTGAGGCTAATAAAGCTAGCCATGAGTTGCGTCTTGAACCGCTTAAATATCTAAATTCAGCTGAGCATAAAATTACTATAACTCCACTTGGCGGTCTTGGTGAGATCGGTGGAAATATGACGATATTTGAGACAAATAATGATGCTATTATCATTGATATTGGTATGAGCTTTCCTACTGAAGGTATGCATGGCGTAGATATTTTGGTGCCTGATTTTGACTATGTAAGAAAGATAAAAAACAAAATCAGAGGTATCATCATAACTCATGCTCACGAAGATCACATCGGTGCGGTGCCATATTTTTTCAAAGAATTTCAATTTCCAATTTATGCTACTCCACTTCCTTTAGGTATGATTAGCAATAAATTTGAAGAGCATGGATTAAAATCATTTAGAAGTTACTTCCGCCCGATTGAAAAAAGAAAGGTCTATGAGCTTGGAGATTTTGAGTTTGAATTAATTCATATCACGCACTCTATTATCGATGCAAGTGCATTAGCTATCACGACAAAAGCCGGTACAATTATCCATACAGGAGATTTTAAAATCGATCACACTCCAATTGATGGCTATCCAACGGATTTAAATCGTCTTGCATATTATGGTGAAAAGGGTGTTTTATGCCTTTTGAGTGATTCAACAAATAGCTATAAAGATGGCATTACAAAGAGTGAAAGCAGTGTAGGAAAGACCTTTGATTCTATCTTTGCTTCGGCTAAGGGTAGAGTGATTATGAGTACATTTAGCTCAAATATCCACAGAGTATATCAAGCTATTGAGCGTGGTATAAAACATGGTAGAAAAGTTTGCGTAATAGGTAGAAGTATGGAGCGCAATCTATGGACAGCTATTGAACTTGGATATGTAAATTTAGATCGTAAAATATTTATAGATGCAAATGAGGTAAGCAAATATCCAGATAATGAAGTTTTAATAGTAACTACTGGAAGTCAAGGCGAGACAATGAGCGCACTATATAGAATGGCTACTGATGAGCATAAATATATTAAAATCAAGCCTACAGATCAGGTTATTATTAGTTCAAAAGCAATTCCTGGAAATGAAACTAGCGTATCTACGATTTTAAATTTCTTGCTAAAAAGCGGAGCAAATGTAGCTCATCAAGACTTTAGCGAGATTCATGTCAGCGGCCATGCAGCTCAAGAGGAGCAAAAGCTTATGCTAAGGCTTATTAAACCTAAATTTTTCCTTCCAGTTCATGGAGAGTATAATCACATCGTAAAACATAAAGAGACTGCGATGAGCTGTGGAATTGATGAGAGAAATATATATCTAATGAGCGATGGAGATCAAGTTGAAGTATGCCAACGCCATATCAAAAGAGTAAAAACAGTTAAAACTGGTAAGGTATTTATAGATAATCAGATAAACAAACAGATCGCTGATGATGTAGTAATTGATCGTCAAAAGTTAGCTGAGGCTGGAGTTGTTACTATCATTTCACAAATTGATAAAAATGCTAAAACTCTAATTCATAATAGAGTAATTAGCTATGGATTAGTAAGCGAAAGACATACAAGAAGTCTAAGTAAAGAACTAGAAGAGATATTGCTACAATTTTTAACTAATGTCAAAGATGATATGCTAAATGACCAAAGAGCGTTAGAAAATCAAATTCGTCAAGTTATTAGAAAGCATATATTTAGAAAGCTTAAAAAATATCCGACAATTGTACCAGTTGTCTATCTGATGTAA
- the rsmA gene encoding 16S rRNA (adenine(1518)-N(6)/adenine(1519)-N(6))-dimethyltransferase RsmA — protein MIRAKKKFGQNFLIDESIKRQIIQAIPNNLDRIVEIGPGLGDLTQKLIQLSGKIECFEIDSELYEILLDKFASEILEQKLKITNADALESWDEIARQEYFLVANLPYYVATNIILKALSDSKCKGLVVMIQKEVALKFSAQAGDSEFSALAILAGVRGDVELLFDVPTTAFNPQPKVVSAVIRIIKDRNLIGEELVEFEKFLKSAFLSPRKTLLKNLSSYSSKSLIESFLLKYDLPLTTRPHELCVALYLKLFKEAKNERREESSTR, from the coding sequence ATGATACGTGCAAAAAAGAAATTTGGTCAGAATTTTTTAATTGATGAGAGCATAAAGCGTCAAATCATCCAAGCGATTCCCAATAATTTAGATAGAATTGTAGAGATTGGGCCTGGCTTAGGTGATTTAACACAAAAGCTTATACAACTTAGTGGAAAAATCGAGTGTTTTGAGATAGACAGCGAGCTTTATGAGATTTTGCTAGATAAATTTGCTAGTGAGATCTTGGAGCAAAAGCTAAAAATAACTAACGCCGACGCTCTTGAATCCTGGGATGAGATAGCAAGACAGGAGTATTTTTTAGTAGCAAATTTGCCTTACTATGTAGCGACAAATATAATTTTAAAAGCATTGAGCGATAGTAAGTGCAAAGGGCTTGTTGTTATGATTCAAAAAGAGGTAGCCTTAAAATTTAGTGCGCAGGCTGGAGATAGTGAGTTTAGTGCTTTGGCTATTTTAGCTGGAGTTAGGGGCGATGTTGAGTTGCTTTTTGATGTGCCTACGACTGCATTTAATCCACAGCCTAAGGTTGTCTCTGCGGTTATTAGAATTATTAAAGATAGAAATTTAATAGGCGAAGAGCTTGTAGAATTTGAGAAATTTTTAAAATCAGCATTCTTATCTCCTCGCAAAACTCTATTAAAAAATTTAAGCAGTTATAGCTCAAAATCTCTTATAGAGAGCTTTTTGCTTAAGTATGATTTACCGCTTACTACTCGTCCTCATGAGCTTTGTGTCGCCTTGTATTTAAAATTATTTAAAGAGGCCAAAAATGAACGAAGAGAAGAGTCAAGCACTAGGTGA
- the hisF gene encoding imidazole glycerol phosphate synthase subunit HisF, with translation MENFAKRIIPCLDVNNGRVVKGVNFVGLKDAGDPIEVAKRYNDEGADELCFLDITASSDGRDTIVHVVEEVAKQLFIPLTVGGGIRKIDDISRLLNVGCDKVSLNSSAVDNPNLIYEAANKFGSQCIVVAIDVKKNDKGSYNVFVHGGRKDTGLDAIQWAKRVYDLGAGEILLTSMDSDGTKAGYDLNITSAISNSVQIPVIASGGAGTMQHILQAFQNGADAALAASIFHYKEIEILKLKEFLRDNGIGVRI, from the coding sequence ATGGAAAATTTCGCTAAAAGAATCATACCTTGCTTGGATGTAAATAATGGAAGAGTAGTCAAAGGTGTTAATTTCGTAGGATTAAAAGATGCTGGCGATCCAATCGAAGTAGCCAAAAGATATAATGACGAAGGTGCAGATGAGTTATGCTTTTTAGATATTACAGCTAGTAGCGATGGAAGAGATACCATAGTCCATGTCGTAGAAGAGGTCGCAAAACAACTATTTATCCCACTTACTGTAGGTGGAGGGATTCGTAAAATAGATGATATATCAAGGCTATTAAATGTAGGCTGTGATAAAGTCAGCCTAAATTCATCAGCTGTAGATAATCCAAATTTAATTTATGAAGCTGCTAATAAATTTGGTTCTCAATGTATCGTAGTAGCCATAGATGTCAAAAAAAATGATAAAGGTAGTTATAATGTATTTGTTCATGGAGGACGAAAAGATACTGGACTAGATGCGATACAATGGGCTAAAAGAGTCTATGACTTAGGCGCTGGAGAGATACTTTTAACTTCTATGGATAGCGATGGAACTAAGGCCGGATATGACTTAAACATAACATCAGCCATATCAAACTCAGTCCAAATTCCAGTCATTGCTAGTGGAGGAGCAGGCACAATGCAGCACATCTTACAAGCTTTTCAAAATGGAGCCGATGCAGCGCTTGCAGCTAGCATATTTCACTATAAAGAGATTGAGATTTTAAAACTCAAAGAGTTCTTAAGAGATAATGGAATTGGGGTAAGAATTTGA
- a CDS encoding phosphorylase family protein, with protein sequence MESFEFAKAVGIGMVEPAINLTKILLNLKQLPKKIIFIGSCGIYGNENLLKIYQSSLAFNYEISGIMGLSYTPIKINLPNVSQKTILINSSNFITNSAEISKKFKNLGFTAENMEAYSIKCVALKFGIEFESILCATNYCDENAHENFIQNYPQAKENITKYLKSKGII encoded by the coding sequence ATGGAGAGTTTTGAATTTGCCAAAGCTGTCGGTATTGGAATGGTTGAACCAGCAATAAATTTAACTAAAATTTTACTTAATTTAAAACAGCTACCAAAAAAGATTATATTTATTGGGAGTTGCGGAATTTATGGCAATGAAAATTTGCTTAAAATTTACCAAAGTTCTTTAGCATTTAACTATGAAATTAGTGGAATTATGGGGCTTAGCTACACTCCTATCAAGATAAATTTACCTAATGTTTCACAAAAAACAATTTTAATAAATTCATCAAACTTCATTACAAATTCAGCTGAAATTTCAAAAAAATTTAAAAATTTAGGTTTCACAGCTGAAAATATGGAAGCTTATAGTATAAAGTGTGTTGCGCTTAAATTTGGAATTGAATTTGAGTCAATTTTATGTGCAACTAACTATTGCGATGAAAATGCCCATGAAAATTTCATACAAAATTACCCACAAGCCAAAGAAAACATCACAAAATATCTAAAATCAAAAGGAATTATATGA
- the rlmN gene encoding 23S rRNA (adenine(2503)-C(2))-methyltransferase RlmN, translated as MKNLLDYTQAELSEFIQPKFRTKQIYEWIYKKNARSFDEMSSLPKDLRESLKYEFYIEPLEMIKNEISSDGSIKYLFKLKDGKTIESVLLPMKEEIVDENGKTQKHARYTICVSSQVGCKMGCSFCLTAKGGFIRNLTAGEIVGQILWIKRENKIPYERRVNIVYMGMGEPLDNLNNVAKAVNILKDNDGLAIGARRQTISTSGLASQIKKLGEFDLGVLLAISLHAVTDELREKLMPVNKAYNIASVMDAVRGFPIDMRKRVMFEYLIMDKVNDSQNDAKALVKLLHGIKAKVNLILFNPHEGSPYQRPSQENVEKFRDYLQSRGVTCTIRQSKGLDISAACGQLKERSKGENSATA; from the coding sequence ATGAAAAATTTGCTTGATTACACTCAGGCAGAGCTGTCTGAATTTATCCAGCCAAAATTTAGAACAAAGCAAATTTATGAGTGGATATATAAAAAAAATGCAAGATCATTTGATGAGATGAGTAGCTTGCCAAAAGATCTTAGAGAGAGTTTAAAGTATGAATTTTATATAGAACCACTAGAGATGATCAAAAATGAGATTAGTAGCGATGGAAGTATAAAATATCTTTTTAAACTTAAAGATGGCAAAACAATTGAAAGTGTGCTACTACCGATGAAAGAAGAGATTGTAGATGAAAATGGCAAAACGCAAAAACATGCTAGATATACAATCTGTGTAAGTTCTCAAGTAGGATGTAAAATGGGTTGTAGCTTTTGTTTAACAGCCAAAGGAGGCTTCATACGAAATTTAACTGCTGGTGAGATCGTAGGACAAATTCTATGGATTAAAAGAGAAAATAAAATACCATATGAAAGACGAGTAAATATCGTATATATGGGTATGGGAGAGCCATTAGATAATCTAAATAATGTGGCAAAAGCTGTAAATATATTAAAAGATAATGATGGTCTAGCAATTGGCGCACGCCGTCAAACTATCAGCACAAGCGGACTAGCAAGCCAGATTAAAAAGCTTGGTGAGTTTGATCTTGGCGTGCTATTAGCAATATCACTACATGCTGTTACAGATGAGTTGCGTGAAAAGCTAATGCCAGTTAATAAAGCCTACAATATCGCTAGCGTAATGGACGCAGTGCGTGGATTTCCTATAGATATGAGAAAGAGAGTTATGTTTGAATATCTTATAATGGATAAGGTAAATGATAGTCAAAATGATGCTAAAGCTTTAGTCAAACTACTTCATGGGATAAAAGCAAAGGTAAATTTAATTCTCTTTAATCCACATGAGGGTAGTCCATATCAAAGACCATCTCAAGAAAATGTAGAAAAATTTAGAGATTATTTGCAGTCTCGTGGTGTTACATGCACAATTAGACAGAGCAAAGGACTTGATATCAGCGCTGCTTGTGGTCAGCTAAAAGAGAGAAGTAAAGGAGAAAATAGTGCCACTGCTTGA
- a CDS encoding pseudouridine synthase family protein, whose translation MAYVKMKIGEFIGQKTYQILLSRGYTMSQAQKLCDKGRLIDKNGVTLDKNSTINGELFFIDYECKPVGIKPIFECDEFGVFDKPSGVLTHPNGRNCNYSLCDEIWSLWGREASVAHRLDKETSGVIVVGKSIETTKKLKSMFENREVFKSYLALVNGKVEVDKFDKFKLENYIDFMSKLDFIDSNNWLIIDKAMDLAKDYNDIKIRMQICDNGKRAVTLFRPIKFDYKRNLTLVECIPLTGRQHQIRLHMFYVKHKILGDPIYGLERDDIERILDGKMSENERIDKTGANRLMLHSNRLKFNYNGAKFDISSKMEFGLSPFAQMD comes from the coding sequence ATGGCATATGTTAAGATGAAAATTGGTGAATTTATCGGGCAGAAAACTTATCAAATTTTGTTATCACGTGGCTATACAATGAGCCAAGCTCAAAAGCTTTGCGATAAGGGTAGATTAATTGATAAAAATGGTGTGACATTAGATAAAAATAGTACTATAAATGGTGAATTATTTTTTATAGATTATGAGTGCAAGCCAGTGGGAATAAAGCCGATTTTTGAGTGTGATGAATTTGGAGTTTTTGATAAACCAAGTGGAGTTTTAACTCATCCAAATGGTAGGAATTGTAACTATAGCCTATGTGATGAAATTTGGAGTTTATGGGGAAGAGAAGCTTCTGTAGCACATAGATTAGATAAAGAGACAAGTGGAGTTATTGTAGTTGGCAAAAGTATAGAAACTACGAAAAAGCTTAAATCAATGTTTGAAAATAGAGAAGTTTTTAAAAGTTATTTAGCTTTAGTAAATGGTAAAGTTGAAGTAGATAAATTTGATAAATTTAAATTAGAAAATTATATTGATTTTATGAGTAAACTAGATTTTATTGATAGCAATAATTGGCTTATCATTGATAAGGCAATGGATCTTGCTAAAGATTATAATGATATTAAGATTAGAATGCAAATTTGTGATAATGGCAAGCGCGCTGTAACTCTATTTCGTCCGATTAAATTTGATTATAAAAGGAATTTAACATTGGTTGAGTGTATCCCGCTTACAGGGCGTCAGCATCAAATTAGACTTCATATGTTTTATGTGAAACATAAAATTTTAGGTGATCCAATTTATGGGCTTGAGCGTGATGATATAGAGCGAATTCTAGATGGCAAGATGAGTGAAAATGAGCGTATTGACAAAACTGGAGCAAATAGGCTTATGCTTCACTCCAATCGGCTTAAATTTAACTATAATGGAGCTAAATTTGATATCAGCTCCAAGATGGAATTTGGATTAAGTCCATTTGCGCAAATGGATTAA